One Ignavibacterium album JCM 16511 genomic region harbors:
- a CDS encoding ADP-ribosylglycohydrolase family protein → MLGAIAGDIIGSIYEFDDYKPDYDFPLFSIDSHFTDDTILTVALADSILNHENYRIKLYEYYHRYPYSGYGGFFRKWANVRNAPPYNSYGNGSAMRVSPVAWAYNDLETVLVKAKESAEVTHNHPEGIKGAQATASAIFLARSGSSKSEIKDFIEKTFGYFLDYDLEILRSNYTFNETCQNTVPQAIYTFLISENFEDSIRKAIYIGGDSDTLACINGSIAEAFYEIPQFIINEVIDRLDKNLLLIVNKFREKFVD, encoded by the coding sequence ATGCTTGGCGCGATTGCCGGAGATATAATCGGTTCAATTTATGAATTTGATGACTATAAGCCGGATTATGATTTTCCATTATTCTCGATTGACTCTCATTTCACTGATGATACAATCCTTACAGTCGCATTGGCAGATAGTATTCTTAATCACGAAAATTACAGAATAAAACTTTATGAATATTATCACCGATATCCATACAGTGGTTATGGTGGCTTTTTCCGTAAATGGGCAAATGTCAGGAATGCCCCACCTTATAACAGCTACGGAAATGGTTCTGCAATGCGGGTTAGTCCTGTTGCCTGGGCATATAACGATCTGGAAACAGTGTTAGTTAAAGCAAAAGAATCAGCTGAAGTTACACACAATCATCCCGAAGGAATTAAAGGAGCACAGGCAACTGCATCAGCAATATTCTTAGCCCGTTCGGGAAGTTCTAAAAGTGAAATCAAAGATTTCATTGAAAAAACATTCGGATATTTTCTTGATTATGATTTAGAAATTCTTAGAAGCAATTATACATTTAATGAAACCTGTCAGAACACAGTTCCACAGGCAATTTATACTTTTCTGATATCAGAGAATTTCGAAGATTCAATTCGGAAGGCAATTTATATCGGTGGGGATTCTGATACTTTAGCTTGTATAAATGGCTCGATTGCAGAAGCATTCTACGAAATACCACAGTTTATAATTAATGAAGTTATTGACCGTCTGGACAAAAATTTATTGTTGATAGTGAATAAATTCAGAGAAAAGTTTGTTGATTAA
- a CDS encoding peroxiredoxin-like family protein yields the protein MKLIPYLLLVLLTFSNIFGDSSLDNRKKVANSASEICPIKIGEKIPPISIRNLSEEEIDLNKFLSGKKTILIFYRGGWCPYCNMQLSELNSIEDELIKLGYQTVAISMDKPSKLKESISEHNLKYVLLSDSRAEASIAFGLAFKVADDYNKMLLGHNINLEEASGEKHHILPVPAVFIVSKDGTIKFEYVNPDYKVRLNSVILLKAAEQYSRSETN from the coding sequence ATGAAATTAATTCCTTACCTATTGCTAGTCTTACTAACCTTTTCAAATATATTTGGAGATTCAAGCTTGGATAACAGGAAGAAAGTAGCTAATTCTGCTTCTGAAATATGTCCAATTAAAATTGGAGAGAAAATTCCACCGATATCAATAAGAAATTTATCTGAGGAGGAAATAGATTTGAATAAATTTCTTTCTGGTAAAAAAACAATATTAATATTTTACAGAGGAGGTTGGTGTCCCTATTGTAATATGCAATTATCCGAACTTAATTCTATCGAAGATGAACTGATCAAACTGGGCTATCAAACAGTTGCGATAAGTATGGACAAACCGTCGAAACTTAAAGAAAGCATTTCTGAACATAATCTTAAATATGTTCTACTCTCTGATAGTAGAGCAGAAGCATCAATTGCATTTGGTTTGGCATTTAAAGTTGCAGATGATTACAACAAAATGTTATTAGGCCATAATATAAATCTGGAAGAAGCTTCAGGAGAGAAACATCATATATTACCGGTTCCTGCAGTTTTTATTGTGAGTAAAGATGGAACAATAAAATTTGAGTATGTTAATCCTGATTATAAAGTTCGATTGAATAGTGTGATTTTGTTGAAAGCCGCAGAGCAGTATAGCAGATCTGAGACCAACTAA
- a CDS encoding Ig-like domain-containing protein yields the protein MNSINRLIINSGIILIIFISGCVQPESTVSSLDGNNSPVIKDVYIDPLIITVGATATIKVTAVDPDGDALKYAWSSALGDIIGSGSEVRYTAAFCCVGLNTITVTVSDTKGAKVSSDIRIEIQP from the coding sequence ATGAATTCAATAAATAGGTTAATTATTAATAGCGGAATAATTTTAATAATTTTTATATCTGGTTGCGTTCAACCCGAATCTACTGTCTCTTCGCTAGATGGAAATAATTCTCCGGTTATCAAGGATGTTTATATCGATCCGCTGATTATAACTGTTGGTGCAACAGCAACCATTAAAGTTACAGCGGTTGATCCTGATGGAGATGCATTAAAATATGCCTGGTCATCGGCACTAGGTGACATTATTGGTAGTGGTTCTGAAGTCAGATATACCGCTGCTTTTTGTTGTGTCGGGTTGAACACAATTACTGTTACTGTTTCGGATACTAAGGGTGCAAAAGTATCCAGTGATATCAGAATAGAAATTCAACCATAA
- a CDS encoding DUF3179 domain-containing protein, with product MRTIAYLIFTSLMLVLTGCDNLSTNSTNISGEWLIPKDQIFDGGPGKDGIPALITPHFAAVSSTSYLNNDDLVLIIKVGDEVRIYPHSILDWHEIINDEISGTKFAITYCPLTGTGIAWNRVINGKETTFGVSGLLYNSNLIPYDRATNSNWSQMKLLSVNGSLLGFVVNTLPLIETSWLTAKQVFPSAKVVTTSTGYSRSYGTYPYGDYKTNHGLLLFPVSPDDSRLPRKERVLGVIVNNETRAYRFKENGLNIDLISDVVGEKSITVINSKSRNFIAAYQNELEDGSAVSLSPLQNELSIIMIDKNGNKYNLFGEVIDGPKQGMKLKQVTTMVAYWFAWGAFYPNTSIAN from the coding sequence ATGAGAACCATAGCATATTTAATTTTTACATCATTGATGTTAGTTCTAACCGGCTGCGACAATTTAAGCACCAATTCAACGAACATATCCGGCGAATGGTTGATACCTAAAGATCAGATTTTTGATGGCGGACCAGGTAAAGACGGAATCCCTGCCTTAATAACTCCACATTTTGCAGCTGTATCATCCACGAGTTATCTAAATAATGATGATCTCGTTCTTATCATTAAAGTTGGTGATGAAGTAAGAATTTATCCCCACTCAATACTTGATTGGCATGAAATAATAAATGATGAAATCAGCGGGACTAAGTTTGCTATCACATATTGCCCGCTTACAGGCACAGGTATTGCCTGGAATAGAGTCATCAACGGTAAAGAAACTACATTCGGAGTAAGTGGATTACTGTATAACTCAAATCTGATTCCATACGACAGAGCAACAAACAGCAATTGGTCGCAGATGAAATTACTAAGCGTAAATGGAAGTTTGCTGGGCTTTGTTGTAAACACATTACCTTTGATAGAAACTTCATGGCTTACAGCAAAACAAGTTTTTCCGTCAGCTAAAGTTGTTACAACATCAACAGGATATTCCAGGTCATATGGTACATATCCGTATGGTGATTATAAAACTAATCACGGTCTATTGCTGTTTCCGGTTTCTCCTGATGATTCAAGATTACCAAGAAAAGAACGTGTACTTGGCGTAATTGTAAATAATGAAACCAGAGCATATCGATTTAAGGAAAATGGATTAAATATAGATTTGATATCAGATGTAGTAGGAGAAAAATCTATAACAGTTATTAATAGTAAGAGTCGTAATTTTATTGCCGCATATCAAAACGAGCTGGAAGATGGTTCAGCTGTTAGTCTATCTCCATTGCAAAATGAACTTTCAATAATTATGATTGATAAGAATGGTAATAAGTATAATTTATTTGGAGAAGTTATCGATGGACCCAAACAAGGTATGAAGTTGAAACAAGTAACCACTATGGTAGCTTATTGGTTTGCATGGGGAGCTTTTTACCCTAATACCAGTATTGCAAATTGA
- a CDS encoding Crp/Fnr family transcriptional regulator → MADKSKLWYLENFNLFTNLKQDSMMELNKITVEKEIDKNQPIYFPNEPSSSIFFLKTGRVKISRYSPDGKEMILAFINPGEVFGEMSYLGEGERTDIAVTVEPSYICAINKDDFAKFIEKNPALNLRITRLIGLKLKSYSERIEDLVFKDAKQRVVTFLIKLAEDNGKKIGEQIFVKPFLRHQDIADLTACARQTVNDVLTDLREKGIIDFDRKKLLINRFEELKAYLKK, encoded by the coding sequence ATGGCAGATAAATCAAAACTATGGTATTTGGAAAATTTCAATCTCTTTACAAATCTTAAGCAGGACAGCATGATGGAACTTAATAAAATTACTGTAGAAAAAGAGATTGATAAAAATCAACCGATTTATTTTCCGAATGAACCATCGAGCTCAATCTTTTTTCTGAAAACAGGTAGAGTTAAAATCAGCAGGTATAGTCCTGATGGCAAAGAAATGATTTTAGCTTTCATTAATCCTGGTGAAGTTTTTGGGGAAATGTCTTACCTCGGTGAAGGAGAAAGAACTGATATAGCTGTAACTGTTGAACCTTCTTATATCTGTGCAATCAATAAAGATGATTTTGCCAAATTCATAGAAAAAAATCCCGCCTTAAATTTAAGAATTACAAGATTGATCGGTCTTAAATTAAAAAGTTACTCAGAGAGGATTGAAGACCTTGTATTTAAAGATGCAAAACAAAGAGTTGTTACATTCTTAATTAAACTTGCTGAAGATAATGGTAAAAAAATTGGAGAGCAGATATTTGTTAAACCTTTCCTTAGGCATCAGGACATTGCAGATCTTACCGCCTGCGCCCGCCAAACAGTTAACGATGTACTTACCGATTTAAGAGAAAAAGGGATTATAGATTTTGACAGGAAAAAATTGTTAATCAATAGGTTTGAAGAACTGAAAGCATATTTAAAGAAGTGA
- a CDS encoding peroxidase-related enzyme (This protein belongs to a clade of uncharacterized proteins related to peroxidases such as the alkylhydroperoxidase AhpD.), translated as MPFIKVINENEAEGELRKVYEQIGSARGKLSNIMKIHSLMPDTMIKHLELYLSIMFSKTKLSRQEKEILAVVVSKNNNCDYCINHHAEALNYYWKNKVRLDNFISTLDDDSFSDKFRLTIKHALKLTTNPSTVKKDDIDELINAGYTDEDILGINLIISYFNFVNRIALGLGVEFSEDEVKGYKY; from the coding sequence ATGCCGTTTATAAAAGTAATTAATGAAAATGAAGCTGAGGGAGAGCTTAGAAAGGTTTACGAGCAAATAGGTTCTGCTCGCGGAAAGCTTTCCAACATTATGAAAATACATAGTTTAATGCCAGATACAATGATAAAACATCTTGAGCTTTATCTATCAATAATGTTCAGTAAAACAAAACTTTCTCGTCAGGAAAAAGAAATACTTGCGGTGGTTGTTTCAAAAAACAATAACTGTGATTATTGTATTAATCATCATGCCGAAGCATTAAATTATTACTGGAAGAATAAAGTACGACTTGACAATTTTATCTCAACACTCGATGATGATTCGTTCTCAGATAAATTCAGATTGACAATTAAACACGCCTTAAAACTTACAACTAATCCTTCCACTGTTAAAAAAGATGATATTGATGAATTAATAAATGCCGGATACACCGATGAAGATATCCTCGGTATAAATCTGATTATTAGTTATTTCAACTTCGTTAACAGAATTGCACTTGGACTTGGAGTCGAATTTTCTGAAGATGAAGTTAAAGGTTATAAATACTAA
- a CDS encoding heavy metal-responsive transcriptional regulator has product MAEYFVGQLAKEAGFNLETIRYYEKLELLPKPKRKDSRYRVYDANDLKRLLFIKRAKELGFTLKEIKELFGLRIDSEAKCRDVKHLTEHKLKDIDNRISDLKKIRNVLVKLIDQCVNEEVSSDECPILESIEF; this is encoded by the coding sequence ATGGCTGAATATTTTGTCGGTCAGTTGGCTAAAGAAGCAGGATTTAATCTAGAAACTATTCGTTATTATGAAAAACTAGAACTACTTCCAAAACCAAAACGAAAAGACTCGCGTTACAGAGTTTACGATGCAAATGATTTGAAGCGACTTCTGTTTATTAAACGAGCAAAAGAACTTGGTTTTACTCTTAAAGAAATTAAAGAGTTGTTTGGTTTAAGAATTGACTCTGAAGCCAAGTGCAGAGATGTCAAACATCTGACAGAACATAAGTTGAAAGATATCGATAATAGAATAAGTGATTTAAAAAAAATCAGAAATGTTCTTGTAAAACTTATTGATCAATGTGTAAACGAAGAAGTTTCATCGGATGAATGCCCGATACTTGAATCGATAGAATTTTAA
- the merTP gene encoding mercuric transport protein MerTP has translation MKDKLLSGGGIVTALLASLCCITPVLAVLGGLGGIATTFSFLEPLRPYLIGLTVIVLGYAFYKAYKPKKANDISCNCEIDDLFAGKAGKPKFINSKKFLWIITAVSALLITFPYYSKALFPSAKTNVVIVKANNIEKAKLDIEGMSCTACEESVDYALKSENGVVSATSSYKTGTAYVEYDKTKVTEEQLKKAVEDKVGYKVKKIEKTNN, from the coding sequence ATGAAAGACAAATTATTATCCGGCGGCGGTATCGTTACAGCATTGCTCGCATCACTTTGCTGCATTACTCCAGTGCTTGCAGTACTTGGAGGACTTGGTGGAATTGCTACTACCTTTTCATTCCTCGAACCATTACGCCCATATTTAATTGGATTAACAGTAATTGTTCTGGGCTACGCTTTCTATAAAGCATATAAACCAAAAAAGGCTAACGACATCAGTTGTAATTGTGAGATTGATGACCTGTTTGCCGGCAAGGCAGGGAAACCTAAATTCATTAATTCAAAAAAGTTTCTTTGGATTATCACAGCAGTAAGTGCATTGCTTATAACTTTTCCTTATTACTCAAAAGCATTATTCCCTTCTGCAAAAACAAATGTTGTAATTGTGAAAGCAAATAATATTGAAAAAGCAAAGTTGGATATTGAAGGAATGAGCTGCACTGCTTGTGAGGAGTCTGTGGATTATGCACTTAAATCCGAAAATGGTGTTGTGAGTGCAACTTCATCATATAAAACAGGCACTGCTTATGTGGAATATGATAAAACAAAAGTGACCGAAGAGCAACTCAAAAAAGCAGTTGAAGATAAAGTTGGATACAAAGTAAAAAAAATTGAAAAAACAAATAACTAA
- the merA gene encoding mercury(II) reductase, which translates to MTIQTLKLEISGMTCDHCAKTIEKKVSAVDGVVSKSVSYPEKKGEFQFDSKKTSAKEIIDAINSTGHYKVVGEIKKENEESTQFDLIIIGGGSAAFSAAIKASELQKKVLMINDGLPIGGTCVNVGCVPSKTLIRTAEQFHFANHPNFSGIKPGNNEIDFKEVIRQKTELVEALKEHKYIDVLKDDDNVTIIKAYARLLDKNTVEADDKKYSAENILIATGSTTFVPDLPGLKETGYLTNETLYELEELPEHLIIIGGRYIALENAQMFARLGSKVTILQRSNRILPDEMPDVTETLKEYLEEEGIEILTGTKINSVNRKNSKVIINASVKDEEKIIEGTHIFIATGRKGNTKEFGLKELGIEIHKNSFIKTNEYLQTSIPNIYAAGDVTGEYLVIYSAAYEGSLAVQNMFGENQTKKDYSVFPYVIFTDPQVAGVGMDENQAYENKIEYEASTIQLKDVPRSLAARNTKGFIKLIRDKQTDKLIGARILASEGSELLMEISLAIKYGITVKELKQMFHPYLTLSEGIKLAAISFEKDVNKLSCCAV; encoded by the coding sequence ATGACAATACAAACATTAAAATTAGAAATCAGTGGAATGACCTGCGACCACTGCGCAAAAACAATAGAGAAAAAAGTTTCTGCTGTTGATGGAGTTGTCTCTAAATCTGTAAGCTATCCTGAAAAGAAAGGTGAGTTTCAATTCGACAGCAAGAAAACTTCTGCCAAAGAAATTATTGATGCAATTAATTCCACAGGACATTACAAAGTCGTGGGGGAAATAAAAAAGGAAAACGAAGAATCAACTCAATTCGATTTAATAATAATCGGCGGCGGTTCGGCTGCTTTCTCCGCGGCAATTAAAGCAAGTGAACTTCAGAAAAAAGTTTTAATGATTAATGATGGACTGCCAATTGGAGGCACTTGTGTTAACGTTGGCTGTGTCCCTTCTAAAACTTTAATAAGAACTGCTGAGCAATTTCATTTTGCAAATCACCCAAACTTTAGCGGAATAAAACCGGGCAATAATGAAATTGATTTTAAAGAAGTTATCAGACAAAAGACAGAATTAGTTGAAGCATTAAAAGAGCATAAATATATTGATGTTTTAAAAGATGATGACAACGTTACTATCATCAAAGCTTATGCAAGACTTCTTGATAAAAACACGGTGGAAGCTGATGATAAAAAATACTCTGCAGAAAATATTTTAATTGCTACCGGCTCAACTACATTCGTTCCTGATTTGCCGGGATTAAAAGAAACTGGATATCTGACAAATGAAACTCTTTATGAATTGGAAGAACTTCCAGAACATTTGATTATAATCGGAGGAAGATACATAGCTTTAGAAAACGCACAGATGTTTGCGCGGCTTGGTTCAAAAGTTACAATACTTCAAAGATCAAACAGAATTCTTCCCGATGAAATGCCGGATGTTACTGAAACATTGAAAGAATATTTAGAAGAGGAAGGGATAGAAATCTTAACTGGTACAAAAATAAATTCAGTAAATAGAAAAAATAGTAAAGTTATAATTAATGCTTCAGTAAAAGATGAAGAAAAAATAATCGAAGGCACTCACATCTTTATTGCAACGGGAAGAAAAGGCAACACAAAAGAATTTGGTCTGAAAGAATTAGGAATTGAAATTCATAAAAACAGTTTCATAAAAACAAATGAATACCTACAAACATCAATTCCAAATATTTATGCGGCTGGAGATGTTACCGGAGAATACTTGGTTATTTATTCCGCAGCTTATGAAGGTTCGTTAGCAGTTCAAAATATGTTTGGAGAAAATCAAACTAAAAAAGATTACTCAGTTTTCCCGTACGTTATTTTCACTGATCCGCAAGTAGCTGGAGTTGGAATGGATGAAAATCAAGCTTACGAAAATAAAATTGAATATGAAGCTTCAACAATACAACTCAAAGATGTTCCGCGTTCACTTGCAGCAAGGAATACAAAAGGATTCATAAAGCTAATTCGAGATAAACAAACAGATAAACTAATTGGTGCAAGAATATTAGCTTCGGAAGGATCTGAACTCTTAATGGAAATTTCTTTGGCAATTAAATATGGAATCACTGTCAAAGAGTTGAAACAAATGTTTCATCCATATCTAACTTTGTCTGAAGGAATAAAATTAGCAGCAATCAGTTTTGAGAAAGATGTAAATAAACTAAGCTGCTGTGCGGTGTGA
- a CDS encoding DUF6969 family protein — translation MTTRRNFIKSITTIAVIGIASTNTLAKNIFQAAIKSANDFKKKVIDIIESLKSEGSNVVKKVMNGKTYVYDPYTHYPYDGGITDEKTGYRIFFHAHRPIEYGHFHTFATDENGNLIHLVLISMNKEGVPIALATVNRWVTDDKYVKSDVLKKLLNNFQMDSNLFVERRVVEFVYNTLKAYKDLIYDLFDERDKWIKDYVDKNFNEPFEDRNFEILSERKIDLRI, via the coding sequence ATGACAACAAGAAGAAATTTTATTAAAAGTATCACCACAATTGCAGTGATTGGTATTGCTTCGACTAATACTTTGGCTAAAAATATTTTTCAGGCAGCCATAAAATCTGCAAATGATTTTAAGAAGAAAGTTATCGACATTATTGAAAGCCTAAAATCAGAAGGATCGAATGTAGTTAAGAAGGTAATGAACGGTAAGACTTATGTTTACGATCCCTATACTCATTATCCTTACGACGGCGGGATTACTGATGAAAAAACCGGATACAGAATTTTCTTTCACGCTCACAGACCAATTGAATACGGACACTTTCACACTTTTGCAACTGATGAAAACGGAAATTTGATTCATCTTGTTTTAATTTCTATGAACAAAGAAGGTGTACCAATTGCATTAGCAACCGTAAACCGCTGGGTAACAGATGACAAATATGTTAAATCTGATGTACTTAAAAAGTTATTGAATAATTTTCAAATGGATTCAAACCTTTTTGTTGAACGCAGAGTGGTTGAATTTGTTTATAATACTCTGAAAGCTTACAAAGATTTGATTTATGATTTGTTCGATGAAAGAGATAAATGGATAAAAGATTATGTTGATAAGAACTTTAACGAACCTTTTGAAGACAGAAATTTTGAAATATTGTCTGAGAGAAAGATAGACCTGCGTATTTAA
- the arsM gene encoding arsenosugar biosynthesis arsenite methyltransferase ArsM, whose translation MKDTYIKTVEDVYKSAAENPDVGLCCTTTPIWQLPDLHIPTKMLKMNYGCGSTVHPRDLINNPTVLYVGVGGGMELLQFAYFSRKPGKIIGVDSVVEMLYACKTNLIEAKRMNGWFNPDFVTLKSGDALDLPVEDQSVDVAAQNCLFNIFKQDDLKKALSEMYRVLKPHGRLILSDPVCEQEMPENLKQDERLRALCLSGAIPLKDYLRVLTDTGFGTIEVRAKRPYRVLSPNHYATDKLIYIESVEICAIKDPMPEDGPCTFTGKTAIYFGVDDYFDDGVGHILKQNQPLAVCDKTAKALSDLGRDDIFISESTWFYDGGGCC comes from the coding sequence TTGAAAGACACATACATTAAAACAGTTGAGGATGTTTATAAATCAGCAGCAGAAAATCCTGATGTTGGTTTATGTTGCACAACAACTCCAATCTGGCAACTACCTGATTTGCATATTCCAACTAAAATGCTTAAGATGAATTATGGATGTGGTTCAACTGTCCATCCAAGAGATTTAATAAATAATCCAACTGTACTTTATGTTGGAGTTGGCGGTGGAATGGAACTGCTGCAGTTTGCTTACTTTTCCAGAAAGCCTGGAAAAATAATCGGCGTTGATTCAGTTGTTGAAATGCTTTATGCGTGTAAAACCAATTTGATTGAAGCAAAAAGAATGAACGGTTGGTTTAATCCTGATTTCGTTACACTTAAATCCGGAGACGCACTTGATTTACCGGTTGAAGATCAATCAGTTGATGTGGCGGCACAAAATTGCTTGTTCAACATTTTTAAGCAAGATGATTTGAAAAAAGCATTAAGTGAAATGTATCGTGTTCTCAAACCTCACGGAAGATTAATTTTATCCGATCCGGTTTGCGAACAGGAAATGCCAGAGAATCTGAAACAGGATGAAAGACTTAGAGCTTTGTGTTTAAGTGGAGCGATTCCTTTAAAAGATTATCTGAGAGTTTTAACCGATACTGGTTTTGGAACAATTGAAGTCAGAGCCAAAAGACCATACAGAGTTTTATCTCCAAATCATTATGCTACTGATAAATTAATTTATATTGAAAGTGTTGAGATTTGTGCGATTAAAGACCCAATGCCTGAAGATGGACCTTGCACCTTTACTGGTAAAACAGCAATCTACTTTGGCGTTGATGATTATTTTGATGATGGGGTAGGACACATATTAAAACAAAATCAGCCACTTGCTGTTTGTGATAAAACTGCAAAGGCATTATCTGATTTGGGTAGAGATGATATATTTATCAGCGAATCAACCTGGTTTTATGATGGCGGTGGATGCTGCTAA
- a CDS encoding YceI family protein, with amino-acid sequence MKTKLTLAALVILLFGINISAQTFSADTKDGRNQASFISDAPLEKINGLASGLNATVMINTNDITKNPMGKVSVPVNNIKTGIDLRDEHLRSDMWLNAAKYPNVEFQLTGIKNPSSKSLNDGQKVKVTLVGKFSVHGVTKEIEVPATLTYFKESERTKAKAPGNLLVASADFKIKLADYGIKIPDMVVGKVNDEVEINVNFVASDKNASGNNPCNPCAVDKGKCNPCAMKDMQKGKCNPCAIKK; translated from the coding sequence ATGAAAACAAAACTAACACTTGCCGCTTTAGTAATTTTACTTTTCGGCATAAACATCAGTGCCCAGACATTTTCTGCTGATACAAAGGACGGCAGAAACCAGGCATCTTTTATTTCCGATGCACCGCTTGAAAAAATAAATGGACTTGCAAGCGGTCTAAATGCAACTGTTATGATCAACACTAATGACATAACAAAAAATCCAATGGGTAAAGTATCAGTGCCAGTCAATAATATTAAAACCGGAATTGATCTTCGTGATGAACATTTAAGAAGTGATATGTGGCTGAATGCGGCTAAATATCCCAATGTTGAATTCCAACTTACAGGAATTAAAAATCCTTCTTCAAAATCTTTGAATGATGGTCAAAAAGTCAAAGTAACTCTGGTTGGTAAATTTTCTGTGCACGGAGTTACAAAAGAAATAGAAGTTCCTGCTACTCTTACTTATTTTAAGGAAAGTGAAAGAACCAAAGCCAAAGCACCGGGAAATCTCTTAGTAGCTAGTGCTGATTTTAAAATTAAATTAGCTGATTACGGAATTAAAATTCCTGATATGGTAGTTGGAAAGGTTAATGATGAAGTTGAAATTAATGTTAACTTTGTAGCAAGCGATAAAAATGCCTCAGGCAATAATCCTTGCAACCCTTGTGCAGTGGACAAAGGTAAATGTAATCCTTGTGCTATGAAAGATATGCAAAAAGGGAAGTGCAATCCTTGTGCAATAAAAAAATAA
- a CDS encoding DUF6789 family protein, translating to MKSNFSINSALVAGLASTAAMTLFTFMAPLMGISMDIPKMLASTMGAPIIVGWIAHFMIGIILAISFAVMYVPNFSTSNKIKTGAIFSLFPWLIAQILVMPMMSIMNGGTYFKGFFSGSIILAAASLMGHLVFGVVLGFIYKTDSISELKAQKVF from the coding sequence ATGAAATCTAATTTCTCAATTAATTCTGCTTTAGTAGCAGGATTAGCATCTACAGCGGCAATGACGCTGTTTACTTTTATGGCACCTTTAATGGGTATAAGTATGGATATTCCAAAAATGTTAGCCAGCACTATGGGCGCGCCAATTATTGTTGGATGGATAGCTCACTTTATGATTGGAATAATACTGGCAATAAGCTTTGCTGTTATGTATGTCCCTAATTTTAGTACATCAAACAAAATTAAGACAGGTGCAATATTTTCTCTTTTCCCCTGGTTAATAGCTCAGATTTTAGTTATGCCAATGATGTCTATTATGAATGGCGGAACTTACTTTAAAGGATTTTTTTCAGGATCAATTATTTTGGCTGCAGCCAGCTTGATGGGGCATTTAGTCTTTGGTGTGGTACTTGGATTTATTTATAAAACAGATTCTATCTCAGAATTAAAAGCACAAAAAGTATTTTGA